The following proteins come from a genomic window of Diorhabda sublineata isolate icDioSubl1.1 chromosome 7, icDioSubl1.1, whole genome shotgun sequence:
- the LOC130446404 gene encoding uncharacterized protein LOC130446404, with the protein MDVPWTSLVIQFILLLFVLEFTSTFKQTGSCYFPERWEGSWFQSGVRQSILIEGPRLSSKGRCVGSEGDKFLILDEKKTCYRCVVIHEKHINVLQYKETYCHSREVLPTLCGLITGDALLYSMFRENAVPIPCPFRGPFTFTYNRGHGECKYPVSSIDACIEESKLLLSYQACPDVHGSESAIEELQCLASWKEGSSRYLVGKIHHSHVTSNEDRYRCFVYEKTGSPSGATDDVDYRVAQSGDATCNGLFSATEGSRTMTLKKALPVNKCRFPSWIANSNHWHTLDYSSTYSFHHKNSTLKITNATGIDMKVICVQLKQTTRDENAVILVTHFTMGCQNGYICIAFYRRDLSVMEMQMGTPTNRREDACNSNFFDKLSLPFVTLVSTSVETQNCPFMGKFEVNNLIRNKEESSLSKYAQREEPKYFDSNFYFRKQRRSIYFEQLEYTRRRVKRVDEDFDCDSDSNGFSNLIIGCVSYDTMEFTVDCPTPNLITSYSCHGRWEENGTNYLITSPNSRSAYGIRKFCFMYKEMNSGVMFSTSAESCSRLVKPGITGELIFNISSTGKCFDTDASVRNHPINAWLMSSIFFSYIVSRLVTIR; encoded by the exons ATGGACGTTCCATGGACTTCCCTTgtcattcaatttattttgcttTTGTTCGTGTTGGAGTTTACGTCGACTTTCAAACAGACAG GATCATGTTACTTTCCTGAACGATGGGAAGGTTCGTGGTTTCAATCTGGAGTCAGACAGTCGATACTTATCGAAGGACCAAGACTGAGTAGCAAAGGAAGATGTGTAGGTTCAGAAGGAGACAAATTTCTTATATTAGATGA GAAAAAGACTTGTTATAGATGTGTAGTAATTCATGAAAAACATATTAATGTTCTTCAGTATAAAGAAA CATACTGCCACAGTCGAGAAGTGTTGCCAACTCTCTGTGGTTTGATAACCGGTGACGCTCTTTTATATTCAATGTTCAGAGAAAACGCTGTACCAATACCCTGTCCTTTTAGAGGTCCTTTTACCTTTACTTATAACCGAGGCCACGGAGAATGTAAATATCCAGTTTCAAGCATAGACGCCTGTATTGAGGAAAGCAAGCTGTTACTCAGTTATCAAGCTTGTCCTGACGTTCATGGATCAGAGAGTGCAA tcGAAGAATTACAGTGTTTGGCTTCGTGGAAAGAAGGCAGCTCAAGATATCTAGTAGGTAAAATCCATCATAGCCACGTTACTTCCAATGAAGACAGATACCGATGTTTCGTATACGAAAAGACTGGTTCACCTTCAGGAGCAACAGATGACGTGGATTACAGAGTCGCTCAAAGCGGAGACGCTACTTGTAACGGTCTTTTTAGTGCTACTGAGGGAAGTAGGACTATGACACTTAAAAAAG CTTTACCTGTCAACAAATGCCGTTTTCCTTCTTGGATAGCCAATTCGAATCACTGGCATACTTTGGATTATTCTTCAACGTATAGTTTTCATCATAAAAACTCCACGCTTAAAATTACAAATGCTACGGGTATAGACATGAAAGTAATATGTGTACAACTTAAGCAAACCACTAGAGACGAAAACGCAGTTATTCTTGTAACTCATTTTACTATGGGATG TCAAAATGGTTACATCTGCATCGCTTTTTATCGGCGAGATTTGTCTGTGATGGAGATGCAAATGGGTACACCAACAAATCGCAGAGAAGATGCCTGTAATTccaacttttttgataaattgtcttTACCTTTTGTAACTTTAGTGt cGACGTCAGTAGAAACTCAAAACTGTCCATTCATGGGAAAATTTGAAGTCAACAATCTTATCAGAAATAAAGAAGAAAGTTCGTTAAGTAAATACGCTCAAAGAGAAgaaccaaaatattttgattcgaaTTTCTATTTTCGTAAACAGAGACGGTccatttattttgaacaattgGAGTATACTAGGAGGCGAGTGAAACGCGTCGACGAAGATTTTGACTGTGATAGCGATAGCAATGGGTTCTCGAACCTTATTATTGGTTGCGTTAGTTATGATACCATGGAGTTTACGGTAGATTGTCCAACGCCCAACTTAATCACTT cgTACTCTTGTCATGGACGATGGGAAGAAAATGGTACAAACTACCTAATCACCTCACCAAACAGTCGTTCGGCGTATGGCATTcgcaaattttgttttatgtacAAAGAAATGAATTCGGGGGTGATGTTTTCCACTTCGGCTGAAAGCTGTAGTCGATTAGTTAAGCCGGGCATTACTGgtgaattaatatttaatataagtAGCACAG GAAAATGTTTCGACACAGACGCTTCCGTTAGAAATCATCCAATCAATGCTTGGCTTATGTCTTCAATCTTCTTTTCCTATATAGTATCCAGATTGGTTACAATAAGATGA